A section of the Pleurocapsa minor HA4230-MV1 genome encodes:
- a CDS encoding PetM family cytochrome b6-f complex subunit 7, whose translation MSAESMLFNGAILCIVLILGGLSLGFLMLKIQGGEPE comes from the coding sequence ATGAGTGCAGAAAGTATGTTGTTTAATGGTGCAATCCTTTGCATCGTTCTAATTTTGGGTGGTCTGAGCTTAGGTTTTCTGATGCTCAAAATTCAAGGTGGAGAACCAGAATAG
- a CDS encoding NUDIX hydrolase yields the protein MNHRNPAPTVDIIIELIDRPGRPIVLIERKNEPFGWAIPGGFVDYGESIETSAIREAEEEVSLKVELIEQFYVYSDPKRDARQHTLAIAFIATAKGIPVAADDAKSLGVFHQWELPPNLCFDHDRIMSDYWNYRNYGLRPRIQ from the coding sequence GTGAATCATCGTAATCCCGCACCCACCGTAGATATCATTATCGAATTAATCGATCGCCCTGGACGACCTATTGTACTGATTGAAAGAAAAAATGAACCCTTTGGCTGGGCAATTCCTGGAGGATTTGTCGATTATGGTGAGTCAATTGAAACTTCAGCAATTCGTGAGGCGGAGGAAGAAGTAAGCCTGAAAGTAGAACTGATCGAGCAGTTTTATGTGTATTCCGATCCCAAACGCGATGCTCGTCAGCATACCTTGGCGATCGCTTTTATTGCTACGGCAAAAGGTATACCTGTGGCTGCGGATGACGCTAAAAGCTTAGGGGTATTCCATCAATGGGAATTGCCGCCAAATCTCTGTTTCGACCACGATCGGATCATGAGTGATTACTGGAATTATCGTAACTATGGTTTAAGACCAAGAATCCAATAG